The following are encoded in a window of bacterium genomic DNA:
- a CDS encoding BlaI/MecI/CopY family transcriptional regulator produces MTDVQLGRIQLMIMQILWEKKHATAREISKALNEIEPVAHNNVQLLIRALEKKGAIGYDIQDRTHIYYPLIMEKKVINNGIRELIDTVFGGSVANLVSSLVRNKSVSRKELEKIFEMLDGDKEEK; encoded by the coding sequence ATGACAGACGTACAATTGGGAAGAATCCAGCTGATGATCATGCAGATTCTATGGGAGAAAAAACACGCAACCGCCCGTGAAATCTCAAAAGCGCTCAACGAGATCGAGCCTGTTGCGCACAACAACGTTCAACTTCTCATCAGGGCGCTGGAGAAAAAAGGCGCCATCGGCTACGATATACAGGACAGGACTCATATCTACTACCCGTTAATAATGGAAAAAAAGGTCATCAACAATGGTATCCGGGAATTGATCGATACCGTGTTCGGCGGGTCGGTGGCGAATCTGGTTTCATCGCTTGTCAGGAACAAATCCGTTTCCCGGAAAGAGCTTGAAAAGATATTCGAGATGCTGGACGGTGATAAAGAGGAGAAATAG
- a CDS encoding BlaI/MecI/CopY family transcriptional regulator: MAARRRSRTFTEVELEFMNIVWELGEATSEQVRSALRDKGTELTDGSVRKVLSILEAKGHIERHREGRGFIYSAIVHRTDANRSMVMDLLGRAFDGSALLLVASLLDSRNISSDDMEKIEKLIAEHKKKNLIQPV, encoded by the coding sequence ATGGCTGCTCGTCGAAGATCACGGACATTCACCGAAGTCGAGCTTGAGTTCATGAACATTGTCTGGGAACTCGGGGAAGCAACTTCGGAACAGGTCCGGTCGGCTCTCCGCGACAAGGGAACGGAGCTTACGGACGGTTCCGTGCGCAAGGTGCTTTCAATCCTCGAGGCCAAGGGGCATATCGAACGCCATCGTGAGGGAAGAGGATTCATATACAGCGCTATTGTGCACCGGACGGATGCGAACCGTTCCATGGTAATGGACCTTCTCGGGCGGGCGTTTGATGGCTCGGCATTGCTATTGGTAGCTTCGCTCCTCGACAGCCGTAATATTTCATCCGATGACATGGAAAAAATCGAAAAGCTGATCGCCGAACATAAAAAGAAAAACCTCATACAGCCTGTATAA
- a CDS encoding methyl-accepting chemotaxis protein, protein MKKGLANTDKKADAASTASGGENTVINKAAEGKTRDRALARQLRKAGQIASLSAEVSSAIEDFAGLTDRIKKSLDTGRKALDSMKTEIRSAGHLSETLDESSGEMYRDVSEIFASVDFLGRFFEEDSGFLSDIIDEINGAAQAQSSTQKRLENLAKLEDKASGIIEDITGIAGLLDVAGLNASLEADRSGGHSGEFTVITGRIRQASAVCEKNAEESGVFFGDLKTDVQELAEKQKGLGDRIRTILVMVKGVRNAYSDVRTELTELAGLSGTVTDNALDSFADDESALPCNGPVLDTIDRAAGLTDVAITAFEIRENAFAPALEQAGKISAAVSQLAAGENIPDLLDEIMNIADDFMGVTEDTGDELQSADDKLAEAASEMESMERIVENTGERLGIMARNAADILDASGKIRKKLEELRGTIGESKTALKGITGEIGLLHEDTRTFIRDMQAFDRKAQSILRIANAWAVCAARLDSISLHSALEVTRAGQHGSGFASIPGHLDAIAVRIAGTVKTLEEYSDSLRHETLGIISSGDDVRWRDSADAMTGILEEISETSDSDVPAVLEKASATVTAAQKLVKLIDKSRDSMKDITVSVESAVSMVQDAAGLAQEQMQILERAFEAGEKLLARADELYPDVEE, encoded by the coding sequence ATGAAAAAAGGTTTGGCGAATACAGATAAAAAAGCGGATGCCGCTTCCACGGCTTCCGGGGGAGAAAACACGGTCATCAACAAAGCCGCGGAGGGAAAAACCCGCGACCGTGCTCTCGCCCGGCAGCTCCGGAAGGCAGGGCAGATCGCTTCTCTCAGCGCGGAAGTCTCTTCCGCAATCGAAGATTTCGCAGGCCTGACGGACAGGATAAAAAAATCTCTCGATACCGGCAGGAAAGCCCTTGATTCCATGAAAACCGAAATACGGTCGGCGGGGCATCTCTCCGAAACGCTCGACGAAAGCTCGGGGGAGATGTACAGGGATGTTTCCGAAATCTTTGCCTCGGTTGATTTTCTGGGACGTTTTTTCGAAGAGGATTCCGGCTTTCTATCGGATATCATCGATGAAATCAATGGCGCCGCACAGGCCCAGAGCTCCACTCAGAAACGGCTGGAAAATCTTGCGAAACTCGAGGATAAAGCAAGCGGAATCATAGAGGATATTACAGGAATCGCTGGTCTTCTGGATGTTGCCGGACTCAACGCTTCTCTCGAAGCGGACCGTTCGGGCGGACACAGCGGAGAATTTACCGTCATCACAGGCCGTATCCGTCAGGCATCGGCCGTATGTGAAAAAAATGCCGAGGAATCAGGTGTTTTCTTTGGAGACCTTAAAACAGACGTGCAGGAACTCGCTGAAAAACAGAAAGGTCTCGGTGACAGAATCCGGACGATTCTGGTTATGGTGAAGGGAGTAAGAAACGCGTATTCAGATGTGCGCACTGAACTTACGGAGCTGGCGGGATTGTCCGGAACCGTGACCGACAATGCGCTCGATTCCTTTGCGGACGATGAAAGCGCACTTCCCTGCAACGGGCCTGTTCTCGATACAATCGACCGTGCGGCAGGGCTGACTGATGTTGCCATAACAGCCTTCGAAATCCGTGAAAACGCATTCGCTCCGGCGCTGGAACAGGCAGGGAAAATATCCGCTGCTGTTTCGCAGCTCGCCGCCGGGGAAAATATCCCCGACCTGCTGGACGAGATCATGAACATCGCCGATGATTTCATGGGAGTTACCGAGGATACCGGTGACGAGCTCCAGTCCGCGGACGATAAACTTGCCGAAGCGGCCAGTGAAATGGAGAGCATGGAGCGGATTGTCGAAAACACCGGTGAGCGGCTCGGTATAATGGCCCGTAACGCCGCCGATATCCTGGATGCATCGGGAAAAATCAGGAAGAAGCTCGAAGAGCTGCGGGGAACCATCGGTGAATCGAAAACCGCCCTCAAGGGGATAACGGGCGAAATCGGGCTGCTTCATGAGGATACCCGTACTTTTATCCGGGATATGCAGGCCTTCGACCGTAAGGCTCAGTCCATCCTGCGGATTGCGAACGCCTGGGCGGTATGCGCGGCCAGGCTCGACAGCATATCGCTGCACAGCGCGCTCGAGGTTACCCGTGCAGGACAGCACGGTTCCGGATTTGCCTCCATTCCCGGGCATCTCGACGCCATCGCTGTCCGGATAGCGGGCACGGTGAAAACGCTCGAGGAGTATTCCGATTCTCTTCGCCATGAAACCCTCGGCATCATATCGAGCGGCGACGATGTCAGGTGGCGGGACAGCGCCGATGCCATGACCGGGATACTGGAGGAGATTTCCGAAACATCAGACAGCGATGTGCCCGCCGTTCTCGAAAAGGCCTCGGCAACCGTCACAGCCGCCCAGAAGCTCGTGAAGCTCATCGATAAAAGCCGCGACAGTATGAAGGACATCACCGTATCCGTCGAATCCGCTGTCAGCATGGTGCAGGATGCCGCCGGGCTGGCGCAGGAGCAGATGCAGATACTGGAGCGGGCTTTCGAGGCCGGAGAGAAGCTCCTTGCCCGCGCCGACGAGCTCTATCCCGATGTTGAGGAATAG